One segment of Taeniopygia guttata chromosome 17, bTaeGut7.mat, whole genome shotgun sequence DNA contains the following:
- the SETX gene encoding probable helicase senataxin isoform X2: MSTCRWCTQSGADTTDFLNHYAAQRLSQEDFKGSNDDLCYCLECVVQYHKAREACPRLHEDLWDLETSRLIAHMEKSMNEETGEDELFLVDEHGETPLSGYVGPNFENNLRVPILEILKYPYLLLHEKVSELCVEVLCRLELSQDSFQVFEKYPGIYLFLVHPNEVIRRWAILTARNLGKVDRDDYYDLEEVLTCLFRVIELGLFENPDIYSSSMFEKGKLILLPAHLYDTANYKNYWLDDSTDPFWPALHCFMVILDQLGSKVWGQLIDPVQAFQTIINSVSYNNEIKNIRSSFRRTKAEPESDYGDEMISCSQIVYNYNTEKPQKDTGWKAAICPEYCPNMYEDMQTLANMLQSDIGRDMRVHHGTFLWFIPFVQSLMDLKDLGVAYIVEVIHYLCSEIKDILIERFQECDKISEFFLLILVSIVELHRSKKCLHLLWISSQEWVEAVVKCATLPSRAFTRRSEKAPGLIAKSSAVGSFQASNSVQHACVQLIRSLLKEGYQIGQHALCKQYLDKLNLLLRGNRAVGWQLSSQETQELQTCLKQVIRSIKGKVLSASLAGGSSSNSTALSTVSTKHERNACDDGYKTSGHEGRDLYSPFVMSKEGRDCQENPSHRRKNAWELECGDACRSSTSCTSTDSLLTNIKKEPNNLTAQNSLATKVCGKIQENRRSDLVAGKCNMDDQCFHSNTEHSGFRRGRELEVKQKAESKTPLYLSAQTHLDSLSSRGCKSMQETSANSVFQSRLVSTKQVSKEASLDSSNSSRKEGGVQAKEDDSTLLLGCNDTSLKKVSTEEKAGLSLLSFFKRTTNVQTSNQEQPNSNDLDKYDCKNPFLETFCRDEISGCGYFPFSSENKRDMIRPLSVKCESSDRLFEFSEYFRRENSSVGKKEENFVKTVSKDDDLSDSQVDRELSKLSLAAYAKSVNFPVASNQESSVYHNVSDIKRKVKGSIRSSNEGQSTKCPSGGDHPNNQVIVISDSSDEEKIVAEKEETKNKNENICAEPSLTSSSTSDSDTKRHSNSPGSPMLLDDCDSQYFEFETEAEVYSAWQDTQAYAVETTQEYKQDRVSPAPETSNSDDCLNDDLNDWGYEVQYFSDDSMEEAASSVEKQAEDASYQKEADDTEEVMSSTLEESAGKEDAKGQLEKCADKDTAKGFPLDSKVPEPTASTSPISLASKLALKKNSTSPQKTMAKCKSAPAVQRSPKKHPVVKTAKNKTPLQSTAERSQPGRSLPAVVPPKKVRQSPAPTSTAEKLGLKKGPRKAFDLSQPSLESLAQLRSHGKAAGRIGVTQKKRTKQIEAQRLSVKHNKKLLACQDRQYLRAKRSVKNSAGSSGIRNKVAKKCAKPVEQKPQSFEVGVVKESVENQRERKREETACPSAGERKFESLSVEEVANASKMPHSSDWNSKWESNSIVVPPVPMDSSLSSTAIEDDKDESSGKGCTVLPECEMKASKQNGCKSDESSDEGDDNLFLTQLDPVDMELCSQEESFQDAAIDSKTPEEMDVVESLQQNELSAVVKCKDKDCMEQVEKPGEYCSKHPVTSPGTDHVFAKPSLPPPKSKKPSTTKIFSTASSSRNAAFSKDLEDVRKLPPPSKSKVNAAKQVVVRPPLYPKPAPSGNPTCKPASFSNVPQPLSSNNVLQSQNKHYDNASNISRRPGRETYSSFLGAQQRDYSIFVNQVLKWTYEMFANFIYFGTPNDLLQTIVASVPVRFQGYNDYFNTFFPLMMLNAFETLAQEWVENQKVREKGYCFYLENFSADMNTAHFTAHLREGDLARQLHPKEDDLILLKVHKEDTFGEESGMEYHTVNHVGLVTRFSRASGCASRQKEQQTACHLTVQTRGNLSFFIHKQVKCVVVGSLVTTHRKFKALLLLSRSPLARPIINPSYNDFCPRDLLVASGSALSYKNEYNEDQKRAIETAYAMVKQHPGLPKICLIHGPPGTGKSKTIVGLLSRVLRENTRSEKTAREKNSKIKPNRFLVCAPSNAAVDELMKKIIIAFKEKCQNKQEPLGNCGDIKLVRLGAEKSINNEVRGFSLDKQVEHRMKRKPGDCDQDIQKKKEALDQKLDMLSRERAMHRCEKRESQMLNDEIGRLAKERQQLASQLKEVRVHSQKVQADIILESDIICCTLSTSGGSLLESAFSRQGLDPFSCVIVDEAGQSCEVETLIPLIHRCNKLVLVGDPKQLPPTVKSIKAQQYGYDQSLMARLQRHLEEQVQQNILHSLPVVQLTVQYRMHPDICLFPSNYVYGRTLKTAKAIEENRCSSEWPFQPYLIFDVADGREERDNDSYSNPREVKLVMELIRTIKEKRKDLGLRRIGIITPYSAQKRKIQEQLDSVFKNNSPGEVDTVDAFQGREKDCIIVSCVRANSSEGSTLPYVQANSTKGSIGFLSSLQRLNVTITRARFSLFILGRLQTLMEDKNWNHLIQDAQKRGAIIRTTEKNYKKEALRILKLRSPGQAPAKGGTMTSPVVQAGSSSGKKSEPGNSGNSPQELAAGPGHAVPQGSRGPSQPAGTPAADSSRGSAPASSGAAAADSNRGSAPASMGAPAADSRRGSAPASVGAPAADSNRGSAPASVGAPAADSRRGSAPASVGAPAADSRRGSAPASMGAPAADSRRGSAPASMGAPAADSRRGSAPAPSGAAAADSRSGSAPAPSGAAALGAVPEKPRDPRLASLASRTEAKGKEQPLKGSHRSAQSNPGSAAQQGLAACSAARDQVCRTENTKKAQQTAGQCNVLPPAPHTAQHEGDRRAAVSKSASRAPSEGGQSSSSEWNKDSRGLSRRPSQESPENTESSSAKRRKFFH, encoded by the exons ATGAGCACATGCCGATGGTGCACACAGAGTGGTGCTGACACCACCGACTTTCTGAACCACTATGCTGCTCAAAGGCTGTCCCAGGAAGATTTTAAAGGATCCAACGATGACCTCTGTTACTGCCTGGAGTGTGTGGTTCAATATCACAAAGCAAGGGAAGCATGTCCAAGACTGCATGAG GACTTGTGGGACTTGGAAACCTCCCGCCTCATTGCCCACATGGAGAAATCCATGAATGAAGAAACAGGAGAAGATGAGTTGTTTCTGGTTGATGAGCATGGGGAGACGCCTCTGTCTGGTTATGTGGGCCCAAATTTTGAGAACAACCTGCGAGTGCCCATTctggaaatactgaaatacCCATATCTGCTGCTGCATGAGAAAGTCA gtgagcTGTGTGTAGAAGTGCTTTGCAGACTGGAACTAAGTCAAGACTCCTTTCAGGTCTTTGAGAAATACCCAGGAATTTATCTCTTTTTGGTACACCCAAATGAGGTG ATTCGTCGATGGGCCATCCTAACAGCAAGGAATTTAGGAAAGGTTGACAGGGATGATTACTACGACTTAGAGGAAGTGCTGACTTGTTTGTTCAGAGTTATTGAGCTGGGGCTTTTTGAGAACCCAGATATTTACAGCTCTTCAATGTTTGAAAAGGGTAAACTCATCCTTCTGCCAGCTCATTTGTATGATACAGCCAACTACAAGAACTATTGGCTGG ATGATTCCACAGACCCCTTCTGGCCTGCCCTGCACTGTTTCATGGTTATTTTGGATCAGCTTGGATCTAAAGTTTGGGGTCAGCTGATTGATCCTGTCCAAGCCTTTCAAACCATAATCAACAGTGTCAGCTACAACAATGAAATCAAAAACATTCGCAGTAGCTTTAGGAG GACAAAAGCTGAACCAGAGTCAGACTATGGTGATGAAatgatttcttgcagtcagatTGTGTATAATTATAACACAGAAAAGCCTCAAAAg gacACTGGCTGGAAGGCTGCCATTTGCCCAGAGTACTGCCCCAACATGTATGAAGATATGCAGACCCTGGCTAACATGCTTCAGTCTGACATTGGCAGAGACATGCGTGTCCATCACGGCACATTCCTCTGGTTCATCCCTTTTGTTCAGTCCCTTATGGATCTCAAGGACCTGGGTGTAGCCTATATAGTTGAGGTCATCCACTACCTCTGCTCAGAAATCAAAGATATCCTCATAGAAAGATTCCAGGAGTGTGACAAAATCTCAGAgttcttcctcctcatcttgGTGTCCATTGTTGAGCTACACAGAAGTAAGAAGTGCCTGCATTTGCTGTGGATCAGCTCCCAGGAATGGGTGGAGGCAGTGGTGAAGTGTGCCACGCTTCCAAGCAGAGCCTTCACTCGGCGCAGCGAGAAGGCGCCGGGGCTGATTGCCAAGAGCTCGGCTGTGGGGTCCTTCCAGGCCTCCAACTCGGTGCAGCACGCCTGCGTGCAGCTCATCCGCAGCCTGCTCAAGGAGGGCTACCAGATCGGCCAGCACGCCCTGTGCAAGCAGTACCTGGACAAACTCAACCTCCTCCTGCGGGGAAATCGAGCTGTGGGGTGGCAGCTGAGCAGCCAGGAAACCCAGGAGCTGCAAACGTGTTTAAAGCAAGTTATAAGAAGTATAAAGGGCAAAGTACTGAGCGCCTCTTTggctggagggagcagctcAAACTCAACAGCTTTGTCGACTGTCTCTACAAAGCACGAGAGGAATGCGTGTGATGATGGATACAAGACAAGTGGGCATGAGGGGAGGGACCTTTATTCACCATTTGTCATGTCAAAGGAAGGCAGAGATTGTCAAGAGAACCCTTCCCATAGGAGAAAGAATGCCTGGGAATTGGAATGTGGAGATGCATGTAGAAGTTCAACATCTTGCACATCCACAGACAGCCTCTTGACGAATATTAAAAAGGAGCCTAATAACTTGACAGCTCAGAACTCTTTGGCAACAAAAGTATgtgggaaaatccaggaaaatagGAGGTCTGATCTTGTGGCAGGCAAATGCAATATGGATGATCAGTGCTTCCATTCAAATACTGAGCATTCGGGTTTCAGGAGAGGAAGAGAGTTAGAAGTGAAACAGAAAGCAGAATCCAAAACACCACTATATCTGTCTGCTCAGACTCATCTTGATTCTCTGTCTTCAAGGGGTTGCAAAAGTATGCAAGAGACAAGTGCAAACAGTGTGTTCCAGTCCAGACTGGTCTCCACCAAACAGGTGTCCAAGGAAGCATCACTGGATTCCTCTAACTCCTCTAGAAAGGAAGGTGGTGTGCAAGCAAAGGAAGATGACAGTACTTTGCTTTTAGGGTGTAATGACACCTCACTGAAAAAAGTatcaacagaagaaaaagcaggtTTATCATTGCTATCTTTCTTTAAGAGGACCACTAATGTGCAAACTTCAAACCAGGAGCAGCCTAATTCAAATGACTTGGATAAAtatgactgcaaaaatccattTTTGGAGACCTTTTGTAGGGATGAGATTTCAGGGTGTGGTTATTTTCCATTTAGCTCTGAAAACAAGAGGGATATGATCAGGCCACTGTCAGTGAAGTGTGAATCAAGTGACAGGTTGTTTGAGTTTTCAGAATATTTCAGGAGGGAAAACagttcagtgggaaagaaagaggagaatTTTGTGAAGACGGTTTCTAAAGATGATGATTTATCGGACTCCCAGGTTGATAGAGAGCTCAGTAAATTATCTTTAGCTGCTTATGCCAAAAGTGTTAATTTTCCCGTCGCATCCAACCAGGAAAGCTCAGTGTACCACAATGTATCTGATATTAAAAGGAAAGTGAAAGGTTCTATTAGATCTTCCAACGAGGGCCAAAGTACCAAGTGTCCCAGTGGTGGAGATCACCCTAACAATCAAGTCATTGTAATTTCGGACTCTTCtgatgaagaaaaaattgtggCTGAGaaggaggaaacaaaaaacaagaatgaaaatatATGTGCAGAGCCATCTTTAACTTCCAGCAGCACTTCTGATAGTGACACTAAAAGGCACTCAAACTCTCCAGGCTCTCCCATGTTACTGGATGACTGTGATTCTCAGTACTTTGAATTTGAAACAGAAGCTGAGGTTTATTCGGCTTGGCAAGATACTCAAGCATATGCTGTGGAAACAACACAGGAGTATAAACAAGATCGTGTTTCACCAGCACCTGAGACAAGTAATTCAGATGATTGCCTGAATGATGACTTAAATGACTGGGGCTATGAGGTGCAGTACTTTAGTGATGACTCCATGGAAGAGGCAGCAAGCTCAGTAGAAAAGCAGGCAGAAGATGCTTCTTATCAGAAAGAAGCTGATGATACAGAAGAAGTGATGAGTTCAACCTTGGAAGAATCAGCTGGCAAGGAAGATGCAAAAGGTCAACTGGAGAAATGTGCAGACAAAGATACTGCTAAAGGCTTCCCCCTGGACTCAAAAGTGCCTGAACCCACAGCTTCTACATCTCCCATCTCATTAGCTTCAAAGTTGGCCCTTAAGAAAAATAGCACAAGCCCACAGAAGACCATGGCAAAGTGTAAATCAGCACCGGCTGTTCAGAGAAGTCCTAAAAAACATCCCGTTGTTAAAACagccaaaaataaaacaccacTCCAAAGCACGGCAGAACGTTCTCAGCCTGGCAGGTCACTGCCTGCTGTGGTCCCTCCAAAGAAGGTTCGGCAGAGTCCTGCTCCAACATCCACTGCAGAAAAGCTTGGCCTAAAGAAGGGCCCCCGCAAGGCGTTCGACTtgtcccagccctccctggagagcctggctcagctgcGCAGCCACGGCAAAGCTGCAGGCAGGATTGGAGTTACACAGAAAAAGAGGACCAAACAGATCGAGGCCCAGCGTTTGTCTgtaaaacataataaaaaactGCTGGCCTGCCAAGACCGGCAGTATCTAAGGGCCAAAAGAAGTGTGAAAAATTCTGCAGGGAGTTCAGGGATTAGAAACAAAGTTGCCAAAAAGTGTGCAAAACCTGTAGAACAAAAGCCTCAAAGTTTTGAAGTGGGAGTTGTTAAAGAATCTGTTGAAAAccaaagggagagaaaaagagaagagacTGCTTGTCCTTCTGCCGGTGAGAGAAAATTTGAGAGTCTCTCTGTGGAGGAGGTGGCAAATGCCTCTAAAATGCCTCATTCTTCAGACTGGAACAGCAAGTGGGAGAGTAACAGTATCGTGGTTCCTCCTGTCCCTATGGATTCAAGTCTCTCTTCCACTGCAATTGAAGATGATAAAGATGAGTCTTCAGGAAAAGGTTGCACTGTCCTGCCTGAGTGTGAGATGAAAGCTTCAAAGCAAAATGGGTGTAAATCAGATGAAAGCAGTGACGAAGGTGATGATAATCTGTTTTTAACCCAGTTAGATCCTGTGGATATGGAGTTATGTTCTCAGGAGGAAAGTTTTCAAGATGCTGCTATAGATAGTAAGACCCCAGAGGAAATGGATGTTGTTGAAAGCCTTCAACAGAATGAACTCTCAGCTGTTGTGAAATGTAAGGACAAAGACTGTATGGAACAGGTGGAAAAACCTGGAGAGTACTGCAGTAAACACCCAGTCACCAGCCCAGGGACAGATCACGTGTTTGCCAAGCCTTCTCTCCCACCACCTAAAAGTAAGAAGCCTTCCACTACCAAAATTTTCAGCACAGCAAGTTCTTCACGGAATGCAGCCTTCAGCAAAGATCTCGAAGATGTCAGAAAGTTGCCCCCACCTTCAAAAAGCAAAGTGAACGCGGCCAAACAAGTGGTGGTCAGGCCACCACTGTATCCAAAACCTGCACCATCAGGAAATCCAACATGCAAACCTGCAAGTTTCAGTAATGTACCTCAACCCCTTAGTTCAAATAATGTTCTCCAGTCACAAAATAAACATTATGACAATGCTTCAAATATTTCCAGGAGGCCTGGCCGAGAAACCTACTCCTCTTTTCTTGGTGCTCAGCAGCGCGATTACAGCATTTTTGTTAACCAAGTCCTAAAGTGGACTTATGAAATGTTTGCAAACTTCATCTACTTTGGAACTCCAAATGATCTTCTGCAGACTATAGTAGCCTCTGTTCCTGTCCGATTTCAGGGCTACAATGActattttaacacattttttcccttgatgATGCTCAATGCCTTTGAAACA CTGGCACAAGAATGGGTAGAAAACCAGAAAGTAAGAGAGAAAGGTTATTGCTTCTACTTAGAGAACTTTTCTGCTGATATGAATACAGCACATTTTACAG CTCATCTACGAGAGGGTGATTTGGCAAGGCAGCTTCATCCAAAGGAGGATGACTTAATCCTTTTGAAGGTCCACAAGGAGGACACTTTTGGGGAAGAAAGTGGGATGGAGTACCACACAGTGAATCATGTTGGCCTTGTGACACGTTTTTCTCGTGCATCTGGCTGTGCAAGCA GACAAAAAGAACAGCAAACTGCCTGTCATCTTACTGTGCAAACCCGAGGCAATTTGTCATTCTTCATCCATAAGCAAGTGAAGTGTGTGGTGGTTGGCTCCCTGGTGACCACACACAGAAAGTTcaaagctctgctgctgctgagcaggagccCCCTGGCTAGACCCATCATAAATCCAAGCTACAATGATTTCTGTCCCAGAGATCTGCTTGTTGCCTCAGGAAGTGCT CTTTCATATAAGAATGAATACAATGAAGATCAAAAGAGAGCCATTGAGACAGCTTATGCCATGGTAAAGCAACACCCAGGACTTCCCAAGATCTGCCTTATCCATGGACCACCTGGCACAGGGAAATCAAAAACTATTGTAGGACTCCTGTCCCGTGTTTTGAGAGAA AACACCAGGAGTGAGAAAACAGCTcgggaaaaaaattccaagattAAGCCAAACCGTTTTTTAGTTTGTGCACCATCAAATGCTGCTGTTGATGAACTCATGAAAAAGATCATCATTGCATTTaaggaaaaatgccaaaacaaacagGAGCCTTTGG GAAATTGTGGTGATATCAAATTAGTGCGACTTGGTGCTGAAAAATCAATCAACAATGAAGTGCGGGGATTCAGCCTGGATAAGCAAGTTGAACACAGAATGA AACGAAAGCCAGGTGACTGTGACCAGGACattcagaagaagaaagaagctCTGGATCAGAAGCTGGACATGCTCTCTCGAGAGCGTGCCATGCACAGATGTGAGAAGAGAGAG AGTCAAATGTTAAATGATGAAATTGGCAGACTTGCAAAGGAGAGACAACAACTCGCTTCTCAGCTAAAGGAG GTTCGGGTGCACTCCCAGAAAGTGCAGGCAGACATCATCCTGGAGTCTGACATCATCTGCTGCACGCTGAGCACCAGCGGGGGGAGCCTGCTGGAATCGGCGTTCTCCCGGCAGGGCCTCGATCCCTTCAGCTGTGTCATCGTGGATGAG GCAGGACAGTCCTGTGAGGTGGAAACACTGATTCCACTGATCCATCGCTGTAACAAACTTGTCCTTGTTGGAGACCCCAAACAGCTCCCTCCCACTGTCAAATCTATA aaagctcagcagtaTGGCTATGACCAGTCTTTGATGGCCCGTCTGCAGAGGCACCTGGAGGAGCAAGTGCAGCAGAACATACTGCACAGCCTGCCTGTGGTGCAGCTGACCGTGCAGTACAGGATGCACCCAGACATCTGCCTCTTCCCATCCAACTATGTTTATGGCAGGACCCTAAAAACTGCCAA gGCAATAGAGGAGAACAGATGTTCTTCAGAATGGCCATTCCAGCCCTACCTGATTTTTGATGTAGCTGATGGTCGTGAGGAGCGAGACAATGA CTCTTACAGCAATCCTCGGGAAGTGAAGCTGGTGATGGAGTTAATTAgaacaattaaagaaaaaaggaaggatcTGGGGCTTCGTCGCATTGGAATAATTACCCCTTACAGtgcacagaaaaggaaaattcaggaaCAACTGGACAGTGTGTTTAAGAATAACAG CCCAGGAGAAGTGGACACAGTGGATGCGTTCCAGGGCCGAGAGAAGGATTGCATCATCGTGTCCTGCGTGCGGGCAAACAGCTCTGAGGGCTCCACTCTGCCATATGTGCAGGCAAACAGCACCAAAGGATCCATTGG GTTTCTGTCGAGCCTCCAGCGACTGAATGTCACCATCACCCGAGCCCGGTTCAGCCTCTTCATCCTGGGCCGGCTGCAGACGCTCATG gaagataAAAACTGGAATCACTTGATTCAGGATGCTCAGAAAAGAGGCGCCATTATTaggacaacagaaaaaaattacaagaaagAGGCTCTCAGGATTTTGAAGCTCAGGTCACCAGGACAGGCCCCAGCCAAAGGAGGGACGATGACATCTCCTGTGGTGCAGGCTGGTTCTTCCAGTGGCAAGAAGAGTGAGCCTGGAAATTCTGGGAACAGCCCACAGGAACttgctgctggccctggccaTGCAGTGCCTCAAGGAAGCCGAGGGCCctcacagcctgcagggacTCCAGCTGCAGATTCCAGCAGGGGCAGTGCTCCTGCAtcctcaggagctgcagctgcagattCCAACAGAGGCAGTGCTCCTGCATCCATgggggctccagctgcagattCCAGGAGGGGCAGTGCTCCTGCATCAGTgggggctccagctgcagattCCAACAGAGGCAGTGCTCCTGCATCTGTgggggctccagctgcagattCCAGGAGGGGCAGTGCTCCTGCATCCGTgggggctccagctgcagattCCAGGAGGGGCAGTGCCCCTGCATCCATgggggctccagctgcagattCCAGGAGGGGCAGTGCTCCTGCATCCATgggggctccagctgcagattCCAGGAGGGGTAGTGCCCCTGCACcatcaggagctgcagctgcagattCCAGGAGTGGCAGTGCCCCTGCACCCTCGGGGgctgcagcacttggtgctgttCCTGAGAAGCCACGGGACCCAAGGCTGGCAAGCCTGGCCAGTCGAACTGAAGCCAAAGGCAAGGAGCAGCCCTTGAAAGGCAGCCATCGGTCAGCCCAGAGCAATCCAGgatcagcagcacagcaaggcCTGGCTGCGTGCTCAGCTGCCAGGGATCAGGTTTGCAGAACAGAAAACACCAAGAAGGcccagcaaacagcagggcaGTGCAATGtgcttcccccagcccctcacacagcccagcACGAGGGTGACCGGAGAGCAGCTGTGTCCAAAAGCGCTTCCAGAGCCCCCAGTGAAGGaggtcagagcagcagcagtgagtggAACAAAGACTCTCGTGGTTTGTCAAGGAGACCATCCCAGGAATCACCAGAGAACACAGAATCAAGCTCTGCCAAGAGAAGAAAGTTCTTTCACTGA